In Leptospira perdikensis, one genomic interval encodes:
- a CDS encoding COX15/CtaA family protein: MTLKRFYTILSALILINLLYGPLVRATDSGLACPDWPLCHGKFVPEFTFQIFMEVGHRYYSGILGILVGIGFVWILRNKDTRKSLGIPATLSLIFLISQVILGGLTVTKLLHPTTVNLHLLNAVLLLSACLTVRLLIPEGPNSKFQWQRPGKYFFVFTLTVVLYQLFLGGKVSSHYAGLACPDFPTCYGEWFPEMKGTIRFQMEHRLFGYLVTLSVLSLSAYGILYLKNGTVKKSLKIAAYLVSFQILLGAMNVLYHLPKLITGLHTLNGVLVFMFCFIAAFYHFRSEGKEVL; this comes from the coding sequence ATGACACTCAAACGTTTTTACACCATTCTTTCCGCATTAATTCTCATCAATCTCCTCTACGGACCACTCGTAAGAGCAACAGATTCTGGATTGGCATGCCCTGATTGGCCACTGTGTCACGGGAAATTTGTACCAGAATTTACATTTCAAATTTTTATGGAAGTGGGCCATAGATACTATTCTGGTATTTTAGGGATCCTTGTCGGTATTGGTTTTGTTTGGATTTTACGAAACAAAGACACAAGAAAAAGTTTGGGAATCCCAGCAACACTATCACTGATTTTTCTGATCTCTCAAGTCATACTTGGTGGATTGACAGTTACCAAACTCCTCCACCCAACAACAGTTAACTTACACTTACTCAATGCAGTCCTTCTATTATCTGCATGCCTTACAGTTCGATTGTTGATTCCAGAAGGTCCCAATTCTAAATTTCAGTGGCAAAGACCCGGTAAATATTTTTTTGTTTTTACACTGACTGTAGTTTTATACCAACTTTTTCTTGGTGGGAAGGTTAGTTCTCACTATGCAGGCCTTGCCTGCCCCGATTTCCCAACTTGTTACGGGGAATGGTTTCCTGAAATGAAAGGAACCATTCGTTTTCAAATGGAACATAGGTTGTTTGGTTATTTAGTAACGCTTTCAGTACTTTCACTTTCGGCTTATGGAATCCTTTATTTAAAAAATGGAACCGTTAAAAAATCGCTGAAAATCGCAGCTTATCTTGTCTCTTTTCAAATCCTTCTCGGTGCAATGAACGTTTTATACCACCTCCCAAAACTAATTACCGGATTACACACATTAAACGGTGTTCTTGTGTTTATGTTTTGTTTTATTGCAGCTTTTTACCATTTTCGGTCTGAGGGAAAAGAGGTTTTATAA
- a CDS encoding heme o synthase: MFRLWNQLTKPRVTVLVLATVLPGMYLGTTGYPSLWEIGITLLGTYLMSSASFILNQYIERERDAVMYRTKQRPIPSGEISPVFALSLGVIVAIVAFVILTYYINLLTAVCALSALLLYVFLYTIWLKPRTEQNIVIGGISGCIGPLIGYAAMANTLPIQAWVLFLMIFLWTPAHFWALAIFLKDDYEFAGIPMMPVVSGIQKTVNQIFLYAIAYSTSVIGFYFTDDRMGFLFLISAILLTILILVFAYRLKQSQDKLLAKRFFFFSIFHLFLVSLAIVIDSKI, translated from the coding sequence ATGTTCCGATTATGGAACCAACTCACAAAACCTAGGGTCACCGTACTCGTTCTTGCCACCGTCCTTCCCGGCATGTATTTAGGAACTACTGGATACCCGTCCCTCTGGGAAATTGGTATCACTCTACTGGGAACCTATCTTATGAGTTCGGCATCCTTTATTCTCAACCAATACATTGAAAGAGAAAGAGATGCCGTGATGTATCGGACAAAACAAAGACCAATCCCGTCGGGTGAAATTTCTCCAGTCTTTGCACTTTCCTTGGGAGTGATTGTTGCGATTGTAGCATTTGTCATTTTAACCTACTATATCAATCTACTAACGGCCGTTTGTGCATTATCCGCTCTTCTTCTCTATGTATTTTTATATACAATTTGGCTGAAACCAAGAACGGAACAAAACATTGTGATTGGTGGAATTTCTGGATGTATCGGTCCACTCATCGGATATGCCGCCATGGCAAATACACTTCCCATCCAAGCCTGGGTTTTGTTTTTAATGATTTTTCTTTGGACACCAGCACATTTCTGGGCCCTTGCTATCTTCCTAAAAGATGATTATGAATTTGCAGGAATTCCTATGATGCCTGTAGTTTCCGGAATCCAAAAAACTGTAAACCAAATCTTTCTTTATGCGATTGCTTATTCGACATCGGTGATTGGGTTTTATTTTACCGATGACAGAATGGGATTTCTTTTTTTGATTTCTGCCATCCTTCTCACAATTTTGATTTTGGTTTTTGCTTATCGTTTGAAACAGTCACAGGATAAACTACTCGCAAAACGGTTTTTCTTTTTTAGTATCTTTCACTTATTTTTAGTAAGTTTAGCCATAGTCATCGATTCTAAAATCTAG
- a CDS encoding TPM domain-containing protein yields MSILARYFSKSDLDEIKSAVGVAESKTSAEIVPFFAESSHHYKEWAWLGAFLMGGLSGALFYTVENFYGSLWEGEGKSFIAIVSVWLGAVLGLIITTVFPKIRISLVSRGAKQYFVDLRAKEAFLDEEVFRTKNRTGILIYISLYEHFVRVLPDKEIAKVVPKSEWNEAVRLIVEGMKSKKKKEGIVSSILFCGDLLKKYNIQREKDDKNEISNEIRDGGKLM; encoded by the coding sequence ATGAGCATACTTGCGCGTTATTTTTCGAAGTCCGATTTGGATGAAATCAAATCAGCGGTTGGTGTTGCAGAGTCCAAAACCTCGGCAGAAATCGTTCCTTTTTTTGCAGAATCTTCCCACCATTATAAGGAATGGGCATGGCTTGGCGCCTTTCTTATGGGAGGTTTGAGTGGGGCCCTATTTTATACTGTCGAAAATTTTTATGGCAGCTTATGGGAAGGGGAAGGTAAATCTTTCATTGCGATTGTATCTGTATGGTTAGGTGCTGTTTTGGGACTCATAATCACTACGGTTTTTCCAAAAATCAGAATTAGTTTAGTATCTCGAGGCGCCAAACAATACTTTGTCGACCTAAGAGCAAAAGAAGCTTTTTTAGACGAAGAAGTTTTTAGAACTAAAAACAGAACAGGGATTTTAATTTATATTTCTTTGTATGAACACTTTGTTCGAGTATTACCGGACAAAGAAATTGCCAAAGTTGTTCCTAAATCAGAATGGAATGAAGCAGTTCGTTTGATAGTGGAAGGGATGAAATCCAAAAAGAAAAAAGAAGGGATCGTTTCTAGCATTCTCTTTTGTGGAGACCTGCTAAAGAAATACAACATCCAAAGAGAAAAAGACGATAAAAACGAAATCTCTAACGAAATCCGTGACGGCGGGAAATTGATGTAA
- a CDS encoding TPM domain-containing protein: MNIDKNISNLNFVSNLLRKKELFFVFLLFSTLTGIGSFPVPKLERRVMDHAGILSEATITKLESELKQFETDTSNQIAVYTTPSLHDETIEDVSMQIFDEWKLGQKNKNNGVLLLIAPNERKMRIAVGRGLEGALTDIQAKQIIRNELRPSFKSGDMDGGVIAGVNAIMAAIRGEYAPSEDDVDTSGSDVESEVSSGIVGGIFTFISLFIPGFGGVVFSIIGIITLYPLLVAMMGSFFALAVAIIIFLVVMILKGTIGKGGSGSDGGFYGGGWSSGGSDSWSSSDSSDSWSGGGGDSSGGGSSGDW; this comes from the coding sequence ATGAATATTGATAAAAATATTTCCAATTTAAATTTTGTATCGAATCTACTCCGCAAAAAAGAATTGTTTTTTGTTTTTCTTTTATTTTCAACCCTAACAGGGATCGGTTCCTTTCCTGTACCCAAACTCGAAAGACGAGTGATGGACCATGCAGGAATTTTATCGGAAGCAACAATAACCAAATTAGAATCCGAACTCAAACAATTTGAAACGGATACCTCCAATCAAATTGCAGTGTATACGACCCCAAGCCTTCATGATGAAACCATCGAAGATGTCTCTATGCAAATCTTTGATGAATGGAAATTGGGACAAAAAAATAAAAACAATGGAGTCCTTTTACTTATCGCACCTAACGAAAGAAAGATGCGAATTGCAGTGGGACGTGGGCTAGAAGGAGCCCTCACAGACATCCAAGCGAAACAAATCATTCGTAACGAACTACGACCTAGTTTTAAATCGGGAGATATGGATGGAGGTGTCATAGCAGGGGTCAATGCCATAATGGCTGCGATTCGTGGGGAATACGCACCTTCAGAAGATGATGTAGATACCTCAGGAAGTGATGTGGAATCGGAAGTTTCTTCTGGGATTGTCGGTGGAATTTTTACCTTCATTTCTTTGTTTATCCCAGGTTTTGGTGGTGTTGTATTTTCTATTATAGGAATTATTACTCTTTACCCTCTGTTAGTTGCTATGATGGGAAGTTTTTTTGCCCTTGCTGTTGCCATCATCATCTTCCTTGTGGTCATGATTTTGAAAGGAACCATTGGCAAAGGTGGTAGTGGTTCCGACGGTGGTTTTTACGGCGGCGGTTGGTCTAGTGGAGGAAGTGATTCCTGGTCTTCGAGTGACTCTAGTGATAGTTGGTCCGGCGGAGGTGGTGATTCCTCAGGTGGTGGATCTTCCGGAGATTGGTGA
- a CDS encoding SpoIIE family protein phosphatase gives MPKEAPPKVEKGFLSAESYLKDETKTLELIGDWEYYPGLLISPSELETLDTSREPHFFSVPGIWSDFFWNRGFLAGDGYATFSLDVKHGQKGVPLSLRVPEMETAYVLFVDGVRLASNGVVATSYQNGKPEYRPKIVDFFPKENQTSILLQISNYHHRKGGPAQTITLGKTSEIHHQYEFAILRDMLLAGSILFMGLYHLFLYWNRKKDPFTYWFALTCILVALRVFIAGNKYLVHIYPGLPWEVHLKLSYLSFFLITPIFTKYVYLLFKPYFSRRAYEILKYLGFAFCFIVLVTRSSFYTYLMVPFQVFTLMGAIYTFLVIVRAIRDSLPGAVIFLFSFVIFIASFINDSLVNNLIIHGPLTIHFGIFTMFFVQSVYIARNFSRGFVEAENLAIELSDKNQTLQRVQNQLTDLNERLETRVKDKTEELQGKLDQIGKDMRLAKSIIQSVTKLPELEPYLKVDILYKPIAEVGGDIFFVKRIQDFYYRFFLGDATGHGLQAALYSMMIQSEFERVSAVAMRPNDLLFYMNQHFYDKNADLQIYFPALVMDFDFHQKILRYAGGGVQNQIHLKKNGPTTMLENTGPIIGILEHYRYGILESKVESGDRIFLFTDGLFEELNESDGVQAWGDLLEVIQNTVTLPFEEVVPSIKTMLFQRMNKSQWKDDSTLIFIEIT, from the coding sequence ATGCCGAAAGAAGCGCCACCAAAGGTGGAAAAAGGGTTTCTGTCGGCCGAGTCGTACTTAAAAGACGAGACAAAAACTTTAGAACTCATCGGTGACTGGGAATACTATCCCGGTCTTTTGATTTCTCCCTCCGAACTCGAAACCTTAGATACGAGCCGGGAACCTCATTTTTTTTCCGTCCCCGGCATTTGGTCCGATTTTTTTTGGAATCGTGGCTTTTTGGCTGGGGATGGGTATGCCACCTTTAGTCTAGATGTAAAACACGGGCAAAAAGGAGTCCCACTTTCTCTCAGAGTTCCTGAAATGGAAACCGCCTATGTTTTGTTTGTTGATGGTGTTCGATTGGCATCTAACGGTGTGGTTGCGACTTCTTACCAAAATGGTAAACCAGAATACAGACCAAAAATCGTCGATTTTTTCCCAAAAGAAAACCAAACCTCTATATTATTACAAATTTCCAATTACCATCATAGAAAGGGTGGGCCGGCTCAGACTATCACACTTGGAAAAACATCGGAGATCCACCATCAATATGAGTTTGCGATTTTGCGAGATATGTTACTTGCCGGTAGTATTTTGTTCATGGGTCTTTATCATCTGTTTTTGTATTGGAACAGAAAAAAAGATCCATTTACTTATTGGTTTGCCTTAACCTGTATTTTAGTCGCCTTGCGAGTGTTTATTGCAGGTAATAAATACTTGGTGCATATTTATCCTGGATTACCTTGGGAAGTTCATTTGAAACTAAGTTACTTAAGTTTCTTTTTGATCACTCCTATTTTTACAAAGTATGTCTATCTACTTTTTAAACCGTATTTTTCGCGTCGTGCCTATGAAATTCTAAAATATTTGGGATTTGCATTTTGTTTTATCGTTTTGGTTACTAGGTCATCGTTTTACACGTATTTAATGGTTCCTTTCCAGGTTTTTACTTTGATGGGTGCGATTTATACTTTTTTAGTCATTGTAAGGGCCATTCGCGATTCGCTTCCTGGTGCTGTTATTTTTTTGTTTAGTTTTGTGATCTTCATTGCTAGTTTTATCAATGATAGTTTGGTCAATAACCTAATCATTCATGGCCCACTTACCATCCACTTCGGAATTTTTACCATGTTCTTTGTACAGTCTGTATACATTGCCAGGAATTTTTCCCGGGGTTTTGTCGAGGCTGAAAACTTAGCCATTGAACTTTCAGACAAAAACCAAACCTTACAACGTGTACAAAACCAACTAACAGATTTAAATGAACGTTTGGAAACACGAGTAAAAGACAAAACAGAAGAACTGCAAGGGAAATTGGATCAAATTGGGAAGGATATGCGATTGGCTAAGTCCATCATCCAAAGTGTTACCAAACTTCCTGAGTTAGAGCCTTATCTCAAAGTAGATATATTATACAAACCAATTGCTGAAGTAGGTGGAGATATCTTTTTCGTAAAACGAATTCAAGATTTCTATTATCGATTCTTTTTAGGTGATGCAACCGGTCATGGTTTACAGGCGGCCCTTTATTCCATGATGATCCAATCAGAGTTTGAACGTGTTTCTGCTGTAGCCATGCGACCGAATGATTTGTTGTTCTATATGAACCAACATTTCTATGATAAAAATGCAGACCTTCAAATTTATTTTCCAGCCCTTGTTATGGATTTTGATTTCCATCAAAAAATCCTACGTTATGCGGGGGGTGGTGTACAAAATCAAATCCATCTGAAAAAAAATGGTCCTACGACTATGCTTGAAAACACAGGCCCCATCATCGGAATTTTGGAACATTACCGGTATGGAATTTTGGAATCAAAGGTTGAATCGGGAGATCGAATTTTTTTGTTTACGGATGGACTCTTTGAAGAATTAAACGAATCCGATGGGGTACAGGCCTGGGGGGATTTGTTAGAAGTGATTCAGAATACCGTAACTTTACCCTTCGAAGAAGTTGTTCCTTCCATCAAAACTATGTTATTCCAAAGAATGAACAAGTCACAATGGAAAGACGACTCCACACTTATTTTTATTGAAATCACCTAA
- a CDS encoding citrate/2-methylcitrate synthase, with amino-acid sequence MSEVEIHVKGKTYKLPVIIGTDGKEGIDLTDFYRKTGLVTVDPGLFNTALGLSKVSRRDPEKGELTYRGYDLKELAYQSTFVETSFLLIYGNLPTKQELSDFSSRLSKHSMIHEDMLNLFDGFPGVANPLAVLSVMVTSLSSYYLQEYEEKLDMGVDLIARLLAKIRTIAAFTYKHAVGHPFVYPLDKNPYCTNFLYMMHKLPADNYNVPEEFDRILNQMWILHADHEQNVSNTAVQVVGSTQANLFASISAGIMAQWGAREGGRPTAAIGLIEDIIKTKTPVKDYFERFKRGGLNIQTNGFGQKAYDVVSPRAQVAREIIREFYKGRKLSAVEDVALQIDEVVWNDPYFMENLLYPNLEYYSGLVFHTLGIPKDMFSVMQVIGRLPGWLAHWREQRMKGDFSKVRPKQIYVGENQRKYIPVQSRL; translated from the coding sequence ATGAGTGAAGTGGAAATCCACGTCAAGGGCAAAACATACAAATTACCGGTCATCATTGGTACCGATGGAAAAGAAGGAATCGACCTAACCGATTTTTATAGAAAAACCGGCCTCGTGACTGTGGATCCAGGTTTGTTTAACACAGCTCTTGGTTTATCTAAAGTATCAAGACGCGATCCGGAAAAAGGTGAATTGACTTACCGTGGTTATGATCTGAAAGAACTTGCTTATCAGTCCACATTTGTGGAAACTTCGTTTTTATTAATTTATGGAAATCTCCCCACCAAGCAAGAGTTAAGTGATTTTTCTAGTCGCCTTTCAAAACACTCAATGATCCACGAAGATATGTTGAACCTCTTTGATGGTTTTCCTGGTGTTGCCAATCCACTTGCGGTTCTATCTGTGATGGTAACTTCACTTTCTAGTTATTATTTGCAGGAATATGAAGAAAAACTGGATATGGGAGTGGATCTCATTGCAAGATTACTTGCAAAAATTCGTACCATTGCTGCTTTCACATACAAACATGCCGTAGGACACCCGTTTGTTTATCCTTTGGATAAAAATCCTTATTGTACAAACTTTCTTTATATGATGCACAAACTTCCTGCGGACAATTACAATGTACCAGAAGAATTTGACCGTATTCTAAACCAAATGTGGATCTTACATGCAGACCACGAACAAAATGTATCCAATACAGCTGTTCAAGTGGTTGGATCCACTCAAGCAAATTTATTTGCTTCGATCTCTGCTGGGATCATGGCACAATGGGGAGCTCGTGAGGGTGGAAGACCTACTGCCGCGATTGGCCTTATTGAAGACATCATCAAAACAAAAACACCTGTTAAAGATTATTTTGAAAGATTCAAACGTGGTGGTCTCAACATTCAAACCAATGGATTTGGACAAAAGGCATACGATGTGGTCAGTCCTCGTGCCCAAGTCGCTCGTGAAATCATTCGCGAATTCTACAAAGGCAGAAAGTTAAGTGCTGTGGAAGATGTGGCCCTCCAAATTGATGAAGTGGTTTGGAACGATCCTTATTTTATGGAAAATCTCCTCTACCCGAACTTAGAATACTACTCAGGACTCGTATTTCACACGTTGGGAATCCCTAAGGATATGTTCTCTGTTATGCAGGTAATTGGAAGATTACCTGGTTGGCTTGCACACTGGAGAGAACAAAGAATGAAGGGAGACTTCTCAAAAGTTCGTCCAAAACAAATATATGTGGGCGAAAATCAAAGAAAATACATCCCAGTTCAGAGTCGCCTATAG
- a CDS encoding STAS domain-containing protein — protein sequence MMEEFKIRLGFENGGNLPVIHISGEITSEAEEEIVESYESIPSDKRTRVILNFSETSYINSAGIATLISLITKSSENQGKIEFAGLNTHFRKVMDIVGLTDFVLIHDSLNSALTQV from the coding sequence ATGATGGAAGAGTTTAAGATTCGGTTGGGATTTGAGAATGGGGGAAACCTCCCTGTGATTCACATTTCTGGCGAAATCACATCCGAAGCCGAAGAAGAGATTGTGGAATCTTACGAATCCATCCCTTCCGACAAACGTACTCGTGTCATTTTGAACTTTTCTGAAACTTCTTATATCAATTCTGCCGGGATCGCTACCTTGATCAGTCTCATTACAAAATCTTCTGAGAATCAGGGAAAAATCGAGTTCGCAGGACTCAATACCCACTTCCGTAAAGTGATGGATATTGTTGGTTTGACTGACTTTGTCCTCATTCACGATTCTCTCAATTCTGCACTCACCCAAGTCTAA
- a CDS encoding c-type cytochrome: protein MNSKKVLVSLFALSFAFVMVACGDSKPKEETPAAVESSASADPDLVKGEELYLQNCSSCHGEKGAGDGAAAAALNPKPRNYKAPVSEWKNGNTAAGVTKTLKEGIKGSPMVAYGHLGDDNIRILAKYVEHLSKN, encoded by the coding sequence ATGAACTCAAAAAAAGTCTTAGTCTCTCTATTCGCACTCTCCTTCGCATTTGTGATGGTAGCTTGTGGCGATTCCAAACCAAAAGAAGAAACACCAGCTGCTGTTGAATCTAGCGCTAGTGCAGATCCTGATCTTGTAAAAGGAGAAGAACTCTATTTACAAAACTGTTCTTCTTGCCATGGTGAGAAAGGTGCTGGTGACGGTGCAGCGGCTGCGGCTCTCAATCCAAAACCAAGAAACTACAAAGCTCCAGTATCTGAATGGAAAAATGGAAATACTGCTGCTGGCGTAACTAAAACATTGAAAGAAGGAATCAAAGGATCACCAATGGTTGCTTACGGACATTTGGGTGACGATAACATTCGCATCCTTGCTAAATACGTAGAACACCTTTCTAAAAACTAA
- a CDS encoding TIGR01777 family oxidoreductase has product MKIGILGGTGLIGRSFIETASSKGHRFRVFSRQTSLPPELSSYPNLEFVSCILPQTADLEGLDAIINLVGEPIAGVRWTDERKTLIETSRIDFTRGLVARVLDLKSPPKVFVNSSAVGYYGMSEGQHPPFTENTKPGDDFLAKLCVEWENQTLPLKSRGIRSLVFRTGIILSPKGGALEKMIPPFLLGVGGSIASGKQGMSWIHILDFISAMLHLMQLESASGAYNLVSSSPVSNEEFSRVLAKTLRRPHFFQVPSFVIQALYGEGAVVITKGQYVFPERLLSTGYEFQFQNLETALSNLLEKV; this is encoded by the coding sequence ATGAAAATCGGAATTTTAGGTGGTACTGGCCTAATTGGTAGGTCATTCATCGAAACAGCGTCTAGCAAAGGGCATCGGTTCCGCGTATTTTCGCGACAAACTTCCTTACCTCCCGAACTTTCTTCTTATCCTAATTTAGAATTTGTTTCTTGTATTCTCCCGCAAACCGCAGACTTAGAAGGATTGGATGCAATCATCAATTTAGTTGGAGAGCCAATAGCGGGCGTTAGATGGACAGATGAACGAAAAACGCTGATCGAAACATCTCGTATCGATTTTACAAGAGGACTTGTTGCTCGTGTTTTGGATTTAAAATCACCACCTAAAGTTTTTGTGAACTCTAGTGCGGTTGGTTATTATGGAATGAGTGAAGGCCAACACCCTCCTTTTACAGAAAACACAAAACCTGGGGATGACTTCCTTGCAAAACTTTGTGTAGAATGGGAGAACCAAACTCTTCCTTTAAAATCAAGAGGCATTCGGTCTTTGGTATTTAGAACTGGAATCATTCTATCTCCGAAAGGTGGTGCTTTGGAAAAAATGATTCCTCCTTTTCTGTTGGGAGTGGGTGGTTCCATTGCCTCTGGAAAACAAGGAATGAGTTGGATACATATATTGGATTTTATTTCTGCAATGTTACACTTAATGCAATTAGAATCAGCATCAGGTGCTTATAATTTAGTTTCCTCATCCCCTGTAAGTAACGAAGAGTTCTCTCGTGTTTTAGCAAAAACACTAAGGCGTCCTCATTTTTTTCAAGTACCTTCTTTCGTTATACAAGCGCTTTATGGAGAAGGCGCCGTTGTGATTACAAAAGGACAATACGTTTTTCCCGAAAGACTTCTTTCTACCGGTTATGAGTTTCAGTTTCAAAATTTAGAAACGGCTCTCTCAAATCTTTTAGAAAAAGTTTGA
- a CDS encoding AAA family ATPase, with the protein MTNPPSKISESPTIPKTKTADRKFDISSLLEDGPLPLSGEKNHTIGLDEKLRKAYFWITNFAIINPFYDIEYNDTPPLKFTIGDSKSTITLPTAQSYSSFVLLPLLTLIVRGKCLLVGGPGRGKTASAILMGVIAGYPIREIKRAIQHGQPQMTITDLLGNPLPSDMMQAKSMDEIKIAWRKWLGMQVKIIDEYNRIPTRTQSALLTIMGDNYAEIYDQIFECPEAAWYLTANDDAGGGTYQVIEALRDRIDIVVKAPHFNTRFIKDLIQRVEEGYKPEALVPKEIVFSEEEIKTINEEIRNVVFPPKLRRRMEFFTSQFEFMEYAGEQLEYKTKDTAKLSTVDFSTLSSAETGKDKNKDLGSQTKNGLSVRAIFTCINYAKALAYFRGLNEVSLDDLSHVLPFVLHDKLVQNSDSPFFEDVEHKVYRSDRVSWIRKLFSLSLSEYDRLGLDKNDTISNLSTKFEEGLEGLSAKDTKQRLIEIEREIESMAKQRKLYGHMFDDLLQLKYLHQRYTNYLKWAESNV; encoded by the coding sequence ATGACAAACCCTCCGAGTAAAATCTCAGAATCCCCCACCATTCCAAAAACTAAAACAGCTGATCGTAAATTCGATATCAGTTCTTTATTAGAGGATGGACCCCTTCCTCTTTCCGGTGAAAAAAACCATACCATAGGGCTCGATGAAAAACTACGAAAGGCTTATTTTTGGATTACCAATTTTGCCATCATCAATCCGTTCTATGACATTGAATACAATGACACTCCACCATTAAAATTTACAATTGGAGATTCAAAATCAACAATCACTTTACCTACGGCGCAAAGTTATTCTAGTTTTGTTTTACTTCCTCTTCTCACTCTCATCGTAAGAGGTAAATGTTTGTTAGTTGGTGGCCCCGGAAGAGGAAAAACTGCATCTGCCATTCTTATGGGAGTGATTGCAGGATACCCAATCCGAGAGATCAAACGTGCCATCCAACATGGACAACCCCAAATGACAATCACTGATTTACTTGGGAACCCACTCCCCAGTGATATGATGCAAGCAAAGTCCATGGATGAAATCAAAATCGCATGGAGGAAATGGCTCGGAATGCAGGTAAAAATTATTGATGAATACAATCGCATTCCCACAAGAACACAGTCCGCCCTCCTCACGATTATGGGGGATAATTATGCAGAAATATACGATCAAATTTTTGAATGCCCGGAGGCTGCATGGTATCTCACCGCAAACGACGATGCAGGCGGAGGAACCTACCAAGTCATTGAAGCACTCCGAGATAGGATTGACATTGTAGTTAAGGCCCCACATTTTAACACGCGTTTTATCAAAGATTTAATCCAACGTGTAGAAGAAGGATACAAACCAGAGGCACTTGTCCCCAAAGAAATTGTTTTTTCAGAAGAAGAAATCAAAACCATAAACGAAGAAATTCGAAATGTTGTTTTTCCTCCAAAACTTCGTCGCAGAATGGAATTTTTTACATCCCAGTTCGAATTTATGGAATATGCGGGAGAACAATTAGAATACAAAACAAAAGACACCGCCAAACTAAGTACAGTTGATTTTTCAACACTCAGTTCTGCAGAAACAGGTAAAGACAAAAATAAGGATTTAGGTTCTCAAACTAAAAACGGCCTGAGTGTTCGAGCGATTTTTACTTGTATCAATTATGCAAAAGCCCTCGCGTATTTTCGAGGCCTAAATGAAGTCAGCCTAGATGATTTAAGCCACGTTTTACCTTTTGTTCTACATGATAAATTGGTTCAAAATTCGGATTCACCTTTTTTTGAAGATGTTGAACATAAAGTGTATCGAAGTGACCGCGTGAGTTGGATCAGAAAACTCTTTAGTTTGTCCCTCAGTGAATATGATAGACTTGGTCTCGACAAAAACGATACCATAAGTAATCTCTCGACCAAATTCGAAGAAGGTTTGGAAGGACTTTCCGCCAAAGACACCAAACAAAGATTAATAGAGATAGAACGAGAAATTGAATCAATGGCAAAACAACGTAAGTTGTACGGACATATGTTTGATGATTTATTACAACTTAAATATCTACACCAAAGATATACAAACTATCTAAAGTGGGCGGAATCAAATGTATGA